In Dehalococcoidia bacterium, the following are encoded in one genomic region:
- a CDS encoding Ig-like domain-containing protein, whose translation MKRLAATVVAVVVMLPLLAHRPVSAQEAEVPLPNGRFFTQTSGDASRRTGFAVVDDSRARFWSEFQRLGGAAVVGYPISRRFTYHGFETQAFQKLVFQWKPGENRVDYLNVFDLLGEAGKDDWLATTKQVPNRGRFDEQGKPWDQIVASRLALLDKNPAIKAAYNNVRGNPIEMNGLPTSEITDYPNVQVLRAQRVVFQYWKIDVPWARAQTVTVANGGDVAKEAGLFPAEALRPMTLLEATAPAGSSATPAPPSAAPAPAGPPAAAPAAPLMLTPGEALRVELVGQAARPRPGQQAGLSLRVTDSRGNPVPGAVILILVHYPLKSDDTTYATDGIFFSRNRTDQNGVVVAEYMIDPKVPSGLGITLEVSALYPPTGGRLTLPMVVG comes from the coding sequence ATGAAGCGACTTGCGGCAACTGTCGTGGCCGTGGTGGTCATGCTGCCGCTCCTAGCGCATCGACCCGTGAGCGCACAAGAAGCAGAAGTGCCGCTTCCCAACGGGCGGTTCTTTACGCAGACAAGCGGTGATGCGAGCCGGCGCACCGGCTTCGCCGTTGTCGACGACAGCCGCGCCCGCTTCTGGAGCGAGTTTCAGCGTCTCGGCGGAGCGGCGGTGGTCGGCTATCCGATCAGCCGGCGCTTCACGTACCACGGCTTCGAAACCCAAGCATTCCAGAAGCTCGTCTTCCAATGGAAGCCCGGCGAGAACCGGGTCGACTACCTGAATGTCTTCGACCTGCTCGGAGAGGCGGGCAAAGATGACTGGCTTGCGACAACCAAGCAGGTGCCCAACCGCGGCAGGTTCGACGAACAGGGCAAGCCGTGGGACCAGATTGTGGCGAGCCGCCTCGCGCTGCTCGACAAGAACCCCGCGATCAAGGCGGCGTACAACAATGTGCGCGGCAATCCGATCGAGATGAACGGCCTGCCCACGAGCGAAATAACCGACTACCCCAACGTGCAGGTGCTGCGCGCGCAGCGAGTGGTTTTCCAGTACTGGAAGATCGACGTGCCGTGGGCGCGCGCGCAGACGGTGACTGTCGCCAACGGCGGAGACGTTGCCAAGGAAGCGGGGCTCTTCCCCGCTGAGGCGCTTCGCCCAATGACCCTCCTTGAAGCGACAGCGCCAGCAGGGAGTTCGGCGACCCCAGCCCCACCAAGCGCCGCTCCCGCGCCGGCGGGGCCACCGGCTGCTGCGCCCGCCGCTCCGTTGATGCTCACCCCCGGCGAGGCACTCCGAGTGGAGCTGGTAGGCCAAGCTGCCCGTCCCCGCCCCGGGCAACAAGCTGGCCTGTCGCTCCGCGTGACCGACAGCCGAGGCAACCCCGTGCCCGGAGCGGTCATTCTTATCCTCGTCCACTATCCGCTGAAATCAGACGACACGACCTACGCCACCGACGGGATCTTCTTCTCGCGCAACCGCACCGACCAGAATGGCGTGGTGGTCGCTGAGTATATGATTGACCCTAAAGTCCCCAGCGGGCTTGGGATTACGCTTGAGGTCTCGGCGCTCTATCCGCCGACCGGCGGCCGACTGACCCTTCCGATGGTCGTCGGCTAG
- a CDS encoding glycosyltransferase family 2 protein, whose protein sequence is MADLYIVIVSYNVERLLRDCLRSVIASDGVSAEIVVVDNQSSDGSAAMVRAEFPQARLIESPYNGGFAYANNLALREYLARPAGDRPRYILLLNPDTVVPPRALAEMTAYLDARPEVGAAGPKLVLPDGSLDYACRRSFPTPAVAFYRLVGLSTLFPRSKRFGRYNLTFLSPEIETEVDSVVGAFMMVRGEVVEEVGLLDEMFFMYGEDLDWAFRIKERGWTIRYNPAVTVLHYKGQSSRQRRARATVEFYRAMELFYRKHYAARHSLLMNGLVLLAIRGFRLLTAVSLRLAPLTPLPQGFAPRRLTPAR, encoded by the coding sequence ATGGCTGACCTCTACATCGTGATCGTCAGCTACAACGTTGAGCGGTTGCTCCGCGATTGCTTGCGGTCGGTTATCGCGTCCGACGGGGTCAGCGCCGAGATCGTTGTCGTCGACAACCAGTCAAGCGATGGAAGCGCCGCCATGGTGCGCGCCGAGTTCCCGCAGGCGCGGCTGATCGAGAGCCCGTACAACGGCGGCTTCGCCTATGCGAATAACCTCGCCCTTCGCGAGTATCTCGCTCGCCCCGCTGGCGACCGGCCGCGCTACATCCTTCTGCTCAATCCCGACACGGTCGTGCCGCCTCGGGCGCTCGCCGAGATGACCGCCTATCTCGATGCGCGGCCTGAGGTCGGCGCGGCAGGGCCCAAGCTGGTCCTGCCCGACGGTTCGCTTGACTACGCCTGCCGCCGCTCATTTCCGACGCCGGCAGTGGCGTTCTATCGCCTCGTCGGGCTGAGCACGCTGTTCCCGCGCAGCAAGCGTTTCGGCCGCTACAACCTGACCTTCCTCAGCCCCGAGATCGAGACCGAGGTCGACTCGGTCGTCGGCGCTTTCATGATGGTGCGCGGAGAGGTCGTGGAGGAAGTCGGCCTGCTCGACGAGATGTTCTTCATGTACGGCGAAGATCTCGATTGGGCGTTCCGGATCAAAGAGCGGGGATGGACAATCCGCTACAACCCGGCGGTGACCGTCCTGCACTACAAAGGGCAGAGCAGCCGGCAGCGGCGCGCCCGTGCCACGGTCGAGTTTTACCGCGCAATGGAGCTGTTTTACCGGAAGCACTACGCGGCGCGCCATTCGCTCCTGATGAATGGGCTGGTGCTGCTGGCGATCCGGGGGTTTCGGCTGCTGACAGCCGTGTCGCTGCGGCTTGCGCCCCTGACGCCGCTTCCCCAAGGCTTTGCGCCACGGCGCCTGACCCCAGCGAGGTAG
- a CDS encoding undecaprenyl-phosphate glucose phosphotransferase: MVGLATPPATDPSPDFPAEPARRPAIPRSRPLLALLVLLGDVTAAFLAVVLAYRIRFESGWISVIAIHPWEPYLAFAVIFAAIVPLVFAFSKLYRLTKSASRIDELYKIFGAASIALLLSLAVSVLTYRDFDYSRAILPIVWILAIGLIWTQRLAQYWVHGLLRSRGVGTERLLVIGDGEIAATLIQKAAASRRLGYQTVGVLSRTLPPGALVAGAPVLGTPEEVARVIRAHQVHEVIIADPEMSHREILDIVGRSERENVNIRVFPDIFQIIASEVSIGDFEGMPLVSVRDAQLRGWNLAVKRFVDIVISAAVLILLSPFMLLTALLIKLTSGNGPVFYTQERVGLDGKPFMMIKFRSMRPDAEAETGPVWAQANDPRRTPLGRFLRRFSLDELPQFINVLLGDMSIVGPRPERPHFVQEFSQRVPRYLDRHREKAGITGWAQVNGLRGNTSIEERTAYDLWYVENWTLWLDFKIMLRTLISIITDKNAY, from the coding sequence GTGGTCGGGCTTGCGACGCCGCCTGCGACCGACCCCAGCCCGGACTTTCCGGCCGAGCCGGCCCGCCGTCCGGCGATCCCGCGCTCGCGGCCGCTGCTCGCCTTGCTGGTGCTCCTCGGCGATGTCACGGCCGCGTTTCTGGCCGTCGTTCTCGCGTATCGGATCCGCTTTGAGTCCGGCTGGATCTCTGTTATCGCCATCCATCCTTGGGAGCCGTATCTCGCTTTCGCCGTGATCTTTGCCGCCATCGTGCCGCTCGTCTTCGCGTTCTCAAAGCTCTACCGCTTGACCAAGAGCGCCAGCCGCATCGACGAGCTGTACAAGATCTTCGGCGCCGCCTCGATTGCGCTGCTCCTCTCCCTCGCCGTCTCCGTGCTCACGTATCGCGACTTCGACTATTCCCGCGCCATCTTGCCGATCGTCTGGATCCTCGCGATCGGGCTGATCTGGACGCAGCGGCTCGCGCAGTACTGGGTCCACGGCCTGCTCCGCAGCCGCGGCGTCGGAACCGAGCGCTTGCTCGTTATCGGCGACGGCGAAATCGCGGCGACGCTGATCCAGAAAGCGGCCGCCTCGCGCCGTCTCGGCTACCAGACGGTGGGGGTCCTCTCGCGGACGCTCCCGCCGGGCGCGCTCGTCGCGGGAGCGCCGGTGCTCGGCACGCCGGAGGAGGTCGCCCGTGTCATCCGCGCGCACCAGGTGCACGAGGTGATCATCGCCGACCCCGAGATGAGCCACCGCGAGATCCTCGACATCGTCGGCCGGAGCGAGCGCGAGAATGTCAACATTCGCGTCTTCCCCGACATCTTTCAGATCATCGCTTCGGAAGTGTCGATCGGCGACTTCGAGGGGATGCCGCTTGTCTCTGTCCGCGATGCTCAGCTGCGCGGTTGGAATCTTGCGGTCAAGCGGTTCGTCGACATCGTCATCAGCGCCGCCGTCCTGATCCTGCTCTCGCCGTTCATGCTGCTGACCGCGCTGCTGATCAAGCTGACATCAGGAAATGGCCCGGTTTTCTACACCCAAGAGCGGGTCGGCTTGGACGGCAAGCCGTTCATGATGATCAAGTTCCGCTCGATGCGCCCCGATGCCGAGGCCGAGACCGGCCCGGTTTGGGCGCAAGCGAACGACCCCCGGCGCACGCCGCTCGGGCGTTTCTTGCGCCGGTTCTCGCTCGATGAACTGCCTCAGTTTATCAACGTGCTGCTTGGCGACATGAGCATCGTGGGGCCGCGTCCTGAGCGCCCGCACTTCGTGCAGGAGTTCAGCCAGCGCGTTCCCCGCTACCTCGACCGCCACCGCGAAAAAGCCGGGATCACCGGCTGGGCCCAAGTGAACGGGCTGCGCGGGAACACCTCGATTGAGGAGCGCACTGCCTACGACCTCTGGTATGTCGAGAACTGGACGCTCTGGCTTGACTTCAAGATCATGCTGCGCACCCTCATCTCCATCATCACGGACAAGAACGCGTACTAG